The Candidatus Omnitrophota bacterium sequence ATTACTCTTTCTTCTTTTTTGTCTCCCGCAACCTTATTTATCTTAACAATAAAGTTCTTCTGGTCATATTCCTCAGTAATCTTTTCATCAAGAGGCCAATGAGAAATCTTCCTTTCAATCTTAACCGGAAGAAAACTAACCGGATTACAATAAATTTTTTCTAAATCAAAAAATCGGGCTAACCTTGTTTCAAAAGTCATCAGCAACATTTCTTCCCCATTAAGAGGGCTGCTTCCTTCAAACTTAAAAATCGAACTGCCTAAAGTAATAAACCCCATTTGCACGTTATAGACTATTTTTTCTTTTACATAATCCACCTTCTCTATTTGGACATTATCAACCGGAAGATACGATTTCCTGTTTGATTTTCCAAAAACAAGGCTTGCTGATATGCTGATAAAAATTATTAACAATACTAACAATATTTTTTTTGTCATTATAAATCTCCGAAGATTGAATCTACAGTATTAATAACATCGTCCACAGTAATTGATTTAAGGCATTTAAAACCTAAACGGCAATTGTGAGCTAAGCACTCTATGCAACCGACTTCTTTATGTAGAATCCTGTCTTTAACACCGAGAGGCCCCCAGCGTAATGGGCTTAAGCCTTTTTGGCTTCTGCCAAAAAGAGAAATTACAGGCGTCCCTAAAGCAGTTGCAATGTGCACTGGCCCGGAATCATTAGAAATAAATAAATCGCATTTCTTCAATAAACTCGCAAGCTGGCTTATTGAAGTGCGGCCCGCTAAATTAATACCTTTACTATGCATACTTTGGGCTACGGAATGAGCACAAGGCCTGTCTTTCGGCCCTGCGACAATCAATACTTTAAAACCATATTTTTCAACAAGCCTATCGGCAACCTGAGCAAATCTATCTTGCGGCCAAATCTTAGATAAACAGCTTGCTCCAGGATGAATAGCCAAAAGCTTATCTGTTTTTTTAATCCCTTCCTCTTTAAGCAAAGCTTCAATATATTCTTCCGATTCTTTTTTAAGCGGTATGAACAGGTTTTTCTCCTTAGGATTAATCCCTAAATGCCTTAAGAGGTCAAAATTATATTCTGATTCATGCTTCTCTCCCAATTGCTTTTTATGTTCAAGCCTATCAGTCAACAAAAACCCGAGTTTCCGGTTATAACCTATCCTTCTTTTGATTCCCGCAAAAAAAGTAATCAAATGGACTCTATTAGTAGGATGCAAAATCAAAGCCAGATCAAAGGATTTTTTCTTTAGATTGCGGGAAAACTTAATTGAACTAATCCAATTTTTATGCAGATTATCTTTATCAAAAATAATTACTTCATCTAAATACGGATTATCCTCTACAATTTCTCTTGCATAAGGCGAAACCATCATTGCAATATAGGCACTTGGAAACTCAACTCTTAATGCCTTTATTACCGGAGTTGATAAAAGGACATCCCCGATTCTGTCTGTGCGCACAATTAAAATGCGCTTAAAAATATTCTTTTTCCCCTTTGTCCATGGCCCTTTGCCCACTGCCCGCTGCCTGCTTCCTGCAGATAAAAGGCTTTCCAGCTGCAATAACACATCTTCCGGCTTGATTATTTCAAGGCACTTCAAAGAACCATATTTACATTGAGCTTTTTTACAAGGCCTACAGAAAATATCTTTTTTTGCAACCGACCACAAATGAGACCATGGCCCATATTTTGTTTCATCGGTCGGGCCGAAAATTGCAACAACAGGTAAATCCAAATAGCTTGCTAAATGCAAAACAGCACTATCATTAGTTACCGCGCAAACAGCCCTCTT is a genomic window containing:
- a CDS encoding DUF3108 domain-containing protein, with translation MTKKILLVLLIIFISISASLVFGKSNRKSYLPVDNVQIEKVDYVKEKIVYNVQMGFITLGSSIFKFEGSSPLNGEEMLLMTFETRLARFFDLEKIYCNPVSFLPVKIERKISHWPLDEKITEEYDQKNFIVKINKVAGDKKEERVIKKDNVINNAILLPYFVRSLGEVKPDFNLVARFPLQDFVITLDGKEEVSVPAGKFMAYHFVSKPKRFEIWLSADKDRIPLKIKGANGLGYTLAMKERVLGE
- the waaF gene encoding lipopolysaccharide heptosyltransferase II — protein: MIEVKKILFITLSNIGDCLLTLPALDALKQKFPGVKISVLVGERPKEIFENDPSIDKVLVFNKRAKLREKIKLFIQLRKEKFDMVVDLRNSFFGIFLPARYKQPVFSSGSKELKHMQDKHLAKLGKIKVDSDKISHKSFCVKPSDVIHIDKLLKEAGVIDTDRLLIIAPGARSHVKRWGAEKFVALIKTAVSEFGLKVILVGDDNDAKHAKYILENCDCGKSIVDFCAKTNLAQLGVLLKRAVCAVTNDSAVLHLASYLDLPVVAIFGPTDETKYGPWSHLWSVAKKDIFCRPCKKAQCKYGSLKCLEIIKPEDVLLQLESLLSAGSRQRAVGKGPWTKGKKNIFKRILIVRTDRIGDVLLSTPVIKALRVEFPSAYIAMMVSPYAREIVEDNPYLDEVIIFDKDNLHKNWISSIKFSRNLKKKSFDLALILHPTNRVHLITFFAGIKRRIGYNRKLGFLLTDRLEHKKQLGEKHESEYNFDLLRHLGINPKEKNLFIPLKKESEEYIEALLKEEGIKKTDKLLAIHPGASCLSKIWPQDRFAQVADRLVEKYGFKVLIVAGPKDRPCAHSVAQSMHSKGINLAGRTSISQLASLLKKCDLFISNDSGPVHIATALGTPVISLFGRSQKGLSPLRWGPLGVKDRILHKEVGCIECLAHNCRLGFKCLKSITVDDVINTVDSIFGDL